The Bos taurus isolate L1 Dominette 01449 registration number 42190680 breed Hereford chromosome 13, ARS-UCD2.0, whole genome shotgun sequence genome contains a region encoding:
- the ID1 gene encoding DNA-binding protein inhibitor ID-1, with amino-acid sequence MKVASGSAAAAAGPSCALKAGKAAGGAGEVVRCLSEQSVAISRCAGGPGARLPALLEEQPVNVLLYDMNGCYSRLKELVPTLPQNRKVSRVEILQHVIDYIWDLELELNSESHVGTPGGRGLPARAPLSTLNGEIGALAAEAACVPADDRILCR; translated from the exons ATGAAGGTCGCCAGTGGCAGTGCCGCGGCCGCCGCGGGCCCCAGCTGCGCGCTGAAGGCCGGCAAGGCGGCGGGCGGCGCGGGCGAGGTGGTGCGCTGCCTGTCCGAGCAGAGCGTGGCCATCTCGCGCTGCGCGGGCGGCCCCGGGGCGCGCCTGCCGGCCCTGCTGGAGGAGCAGCCGGTGAACGTGCTACTCTACGACATGAACGGCTGCTACTCGCGCCTCAAGGAGCTGGTGCCCACCCTGCCCCAGAACCGCAAGGTGAGCAGGGTGGAGATCCTCCAGCACGTCATCGACTACATCTGGGATCTGGAGTTGGAGCTCAACTCGGAATCCCACGTCGGGACCCCCGGGGGCCGGGGGCTCCCCGCCCGGGCTCCGCTCAGCACTCTCAACGGCGAAATCGGCGCCCTGGCGGCAGAG GCGGCGTGTGTTCCAGCGGACGATCGTATCCTGTGTCGCTGA